In the genome of Myxococcus stipitatus, one region contains:
- a CDS encoding peptidylprolyl isomerase, producing MTKVKLTTNHGDIVLQLNAEKAPKSAENFVQYVKEGHYNNTVFHRIINNFMIQGGGFEPGMRQKPTRAPIQNEADNGLKNNKYTVAMARTNDPHSASAQFFINVADNGFLNHSGKNVQGWGYAVFGEVIEGREVVDAIKGVRTGTKSGHQDVPLEDVVLVKAEVVE from the coding sequence ATGACCAAGGTCAAGCTCACCACCAACCACGGCGACATCGTCCTTCAGCTGAACGCGGAGAAGGCGCCGAAGAGCGCCGAGAACTTCGTTCAGTACGTGAAGGAGGGGCACTACAACAACACCGTCTTCCACCGCATCATCAACAACTTCATGATTCAGGGCGGCGGCTTCGAGCCCGGCATGCGCCAGAAGCCCACGCGCGCCCCCATCCAGAACGAGGCGGACAACGGGCTGAAGAACAACAAGTACACGGTCGCCATGGCCCGGACCAATGACCCGCACTCCGCCAGCGCCCAGTTCTTCATCAACGTGGCCGACAACGGCTTCCTCAACCACTCCGGCAAGAACGTCCAGGGCTGGGGCTACGCCGTGTTCGGCGAGGTCATCGAGGGCCGCGAGGTCGTCGACGCCATCAAGGGCGTCCGCACCGGCACCAAGAGCGGCCACCAGGACGTCCCGCTCGAGGACGTCGTCCTCGTGAAGGCCGAAGTCGTCGAGTAG
- a CDS encoding thrombospondin type 3 repeat-containing protein, with translation MAPPPTPHFSPEDEAPIDIEKLNRLDTDGDGIPDGEDNCPNKPNSTQADKDGDGFGDICEPQPLRVDTATRLTITPSPAHLNQPLTVTMRVRNTGTAGASSIVGSIPLPNALDPHSVTSSQGTCKRSREGSILCKLGNLAPEQELMVTVRCLPRAIGNLTIRAFAMSEILDRDANSDNDDPTTRLTVLP, from the coding sequence ATGGCGCCCCCCCCCACCCCGCACTTCTCGCCCGAGGATGAAGCGCCTATCGACATCGAAAAACTGAATCGACTCGACACGGATGGAGATGGCATCCCCGACGGCGAGGACAACTGCCCCAACAAGCCCAACAGCACACAAGCAGACAAGGATGGCGATGGCTTTGGTGACATCTGTGAACCTCAACCGCTTCGTGTGGATACCGCCACACGCCTGACCATCACGCCTTCACCCGCCCACCTGAACCAGCCGTTGACCGTGACAATGCGCGTCCGCAACACCGGCACGGCGGGCGCCTCGTCCATCGTGGGTTCGATTCCGCTTCCAAATGCGCTCGACCCTCACTCAGTGACATCCAGCCAGGGCACCTGCAAACGCAGCAGGGAGGGGAGCATCCTCTGCAAACTCGGTAATCTGGCCCCGGAACAAGAGCTCATGGTCACAGTCCGGTGCCTCCCGCGTGCGATTGGCAACCTGACGATCCGAGCATTCGCCATGAGTGAAATCCTGGACCGCGATGCCAACAGCGACAACGACGACCCGACCACCCGCCTGACCGTCCTGCCCTGA
- a CDS encoding DUF2380 domain-containing protein produces the protein MRADAFLLPLVLLVAAPGTAPATLGAGTQTSAPPRQAVLDTLREVTGSLNGIEGALTKRVSRLRAQEAWLANAEVVTRHVEQTSAHVKWLRGALESATTLTKVASEAGDSDMELGVLRMTGPKLQAAMLGTLLLATWIDFLQLADASIRHCPMCGAEQLSADLHQVQGWIQPSMNDLQSLDPKRVERAATAMPELMGTLTQEFARLRENTRAVMKLGEKVVPAPRVLETMTLLSPLEASLPRSPSATPVPLDKGLVLHASGVMAGSRLVVSTDRMKRMRRLVQAGVLSLSTVRSIIHIHGGQVMTAQARQDLPEDVRNALGASPEGRSVHVSEAPKHPVLPQEHREWFEQRGFKGDTDIDQFSVPLEPSRPEATPGDWKLGHMSPGEWNRVLMQALREAELSAGRRLTRSQVLHVVAGRMKEHKVPMTFVTETRH, from the coding sequence ATGCGCGCTGACGCCTTCCTGTTGCCCCTCGTGCTGCTGGTGGCCGCGCCTGGCACCGCTCCCGCGACCCTCGGAGCCGGAACACAGACAAGCGCCCCTCCACGACAGGCGGTCCTCGACACCCTCCGCGAAGTGACAGGCTCGCTGAATGGGATTGAAGGGGCGCTCACGAAGCGGGTGAGCAGGCTTCGAGCCCAGGAGGCATGGCTCGCCAACGCGGAGGTCGTCACCCGCCATGTCGAACAAACCTCCGCGCACGTGAAGTGGCTCCGAGGCGCACTCGAGAGCGCGACCACGCTCACCAAAGTGGCCTCCGAAGCGGGGGACTCCGACATGGAGCTGGGAGTGCTTCGCATGACAGGGCCCAAGCTCCAGGCCGCCATGCTCGGGACGCTGCTGTTGGCCACCTGGATTGACTTCCTTCAGCTCGCGGACGCCTCGATTCGGCACTGTCCCATGTGCGGCGCCGAGCAGCTGTCCGCCGACCTGCACCAGGTCCAGGGCTGGATTCAGCCCTCGATGAACGACCTCCAGTCCTTGGACCCGAAGCGCGTCGAGCGGGCGGCCACCGCGATGCCCGAGCTGATGGGCACCCTGACCCAGGAGTTCGCCAGGCTGCGCGAGAACACCCGCGCCGTGATGAAGCTCGGTGAGAAGGTCGTCCCCGCGCCCCGGGTGCTGGAGACGATGACGCTGCTCTCCCCGCTGGAGGCATCCCTTCCACGGAGTCCCTCGGCCACGCCCGTGCCGCTCGACAAGGGTCTGGTCCTGCACGCCAGCGGCGTCATGGCGGGCTCACGCCTCGTCGTCTCCACCGACCGGATGAAGAGGATGCGAAGGCTCGTGCAAGCAGGAGTCCTCTCCCTGTCCACCGTCCGCTCCATCATCCACATCCACGGCGGACAGGTGATGACGGCCCAGGCACGCCAGGACCTGCCCGAGGACGTGAGGAACGCACTGGGGGCCAGCCCCGAGGGACGAAGCGTGCACGTGTCGGAGGCTCCGAAGCACCCGGTCCTTCCCCAAGAGCACCGCGAGTGGTTCGAGCAGCGCGGCTTCAAGGGCGACACGGACATCGACCAGTTCTCCGTCCCGCTGGAGCCATCCCGCCCCGAGGCCACTCCCGGCGACTGGAAGCTGGGACACATGTCGCCCGGCGAGTGGAACCGGGTGCTCATGCAGGCGCTGCGCGAAGCGGAGCTCTCGGCGGGTCGACGCCTGACGCGCAGCCAGGTCCTTCACGTCGTCGCGGGGCGCATGAAGGAACACAAGGTCCCCATGACCTTCGTCACGGAAACCCGTCACTGA
- a CDS encoding L-serine ammonia-lyase, translating to MAVSVFDLFKIGIGPSSSHTVGPMRAARTFVQRLAEHGHLEKLTRLKVELFGSLGATGKGHGSDKAVVLGLRGDTPEGVDVECIPAVIATWRSEGRISVLGQRDITFKDGEHLVMHRRRTLPYHPNGMRFSAFGADGAELDTRVYYSVGGGFVVDESATTGQDPLRVDATPLPFPFQSAATLLELCEKERMSFSAIMMANEKTWRSEQDIRAGLLRIWDVMQSCVRRGCSSSGILPGGLKVERRASAMYQRLLSRPEAGLTNPLTVLDWVNLYALAVNEENAAGGRVVTAPTNGAAGIIPAVLHYYWRFCPGANDDGVVRFLLTAGAIGVLYKENASISGAEVGCQGEVGSACSMAAGALAEVLGGTPLQVENAAEIAMEHNLGLTCDPIGGLVQVPCIERNAMASVKAINAARMALSGDGRHFVSLDKVIRTMRDTGRDMKDKYKETARGGLAVNVLEVANLSVGLPEC from the coding sequence ATGGCTGTCAGCGTCTTCGACCTCTTCAAGATTGGTATCGGTCCCTCGAGCTCCCACACGGTGGGGCCCATGCGCGCCGCGCGCACGTTCGTGCAGCGGCTGGCGGAGCATGGCCACCTGGAGAAGCTCACGCGTCTGAAGGTCGAGCTGTTCGGCTCGCTCGGCGCGACGGGCAAGGGCCACGGCAGCGACAAGGCCGTGGTGCTGGGCCTGCGCGGCGACACGCCCGAGGGCGTGGACGTCGAGTGCATTCCCGCCGTCATCGCGACCTGGCGCTCGGAGGGCCGCATCAGCGTGCTCGGCCAGCGCGACATCACCTTCAAGGACGGCGAGCACCTGGTGATGCACCGCCGCCGCACCCTGCCCTACCACCCGAACGGCATGCGCTTCTCCGCGTTCGGCGCGGACGGCGCGGAGCTGGACACGCGCGTCTATTACTCCGTGGGCGGAGGCTTCGTCGTGGACGAGTCCGCGACCACCGGCCAGGACCCGCTGCGCGTGGACGCCACGCCGCTCCCCTTCCCCTTCCAGTCCGCGGCGACGCTGCTGGAGCTGTGTGAGAAGGAGCGCATGTCCTTCAGCGCCATCATGATGGCGAACGAGAAGACCTGGCGCTCGGAGCAGGACATCCGCGCGGGCCTGCTGCGCATCTGGGACGTCATGCAGTCCTGCGTGCGCCGAGGCTGCTCCTCCAGCGGCATCCTCCCTGGTGGCCTCAAGGTGGAGCGCCGTGCGTCCGCCATGTACCAGCGGCTGCTCAGCCGCCCGGAGGCCGGCCTCACCAACCCGCTCACCGTGCTGGACTGGGTCAACCTCTACGCCCTCGCCGTCAACGAGGAGAACGCCGCGGGAGGCCGTGTCGTCACCGCGCCCACCAACGGCGCCGCCGGCATCATCCCCGCGGTGCTGCACTACTACTGGCGCTTCTGCCCGGGTGCGAACGACGACGGCGTGGTGCGCTTCCTCCTCACCGCGGGCGCCATCGGCGTGCTCTACAAGGAGAACGCCTCCATCAGCGGCGCCGAGGTCGGCTGCCAGGGCGAGGTGGGGAGCGCCTGCTCCATGGCCGCGGGCGCGCTCGCGGAGGTGCTCGGCGGCACCCCGCTCCAGGTGGAGAACGCGGCGGAGATCGCCATGGAGCACAACCTGGGCCTCACCTGCGACCCCATTGGCGGACTGGTGCAGGTGCCCTGCATCGAGCGCAACGCCATGGCCTCCGTGAAGGCCATCAACGCCGCCCGGATGGCCCTCTCCGGCGACGGACGCCACTTCGTCAGTCTGGACAAGGTCATCCGGACCATGCGCGACACCGGTCGTGACATGAAAGACAAGTACAAGGAGACCGCGCGCGGCGGGCTCGCCGTCAACGTGCTCGAGGTCGCCAATCTCAGCGTCGGCTTGCCCGAGTGCTGA
- a CDS encoding DUF4082 domain-containing protein produces MKFRADVDGDILGIRFYKGTGNTGTHVGSLWSAVGQRLAFATFTNETASGWQEVAFATPVPVTAHTTYVASYHAPVGGYGFTSGGLTAAVDAPPLHSLPGIPDGNGVFSYGAAGTFPLTSFANANYWVDVVFRPAAPVTLWPPTATPAVPSVTNDSASVELGLKFKTSVSGNVLGVRFYKGAANTGTHVGSLWSVNGQRLASATFTNETASGWQEVLFPTPIPIPANATHVVSYHAPVGAYAFDNGGLATGLDAPPLFALPGSTSGGNGVFSYGAAGTFPINSFGNSNYWVDVLFQATGALPPTQPPGNTFRLFAPTDVPATPTANESASVELGVKFRADVAGRIKGVRFYKGSGNGGTHVGNLWSATGQPLASATFTNETAVGWQEVSFASPVDITAGTTYVASYFAPQGGYSYTNGGLASGVNAPPLRALPGTTSGGNGVYTYGASSTFPSSSHQDTNYWVDVVFETLGPPPRPGVHGAGPVLVATAPGNPFTDYLREILEAEGIATYATTDAGNLGVSVSLNDYKVLVLGEQALGANQVTLITSWVNAGGSLIALRPGSNLESLLGLNPSQGTLSNGYLLVNDTQAPGTGITAETMQYHGPADQRTLTAGTRAVATLYSSPTTPTAYAAISQRTVGSGTATAFMYDLARSVVLTRQGNPAWQGQNRDGSNIGPGARASDMFYGNASFDPQPDWVNLGKVQIPQADEQQRLLANLLHQTSSIPLPRLWYFPRSHKAVVVMTGDGHPGGGTSQRLNQYLADSPTGCSLDDWECIRGTVYDYVGGLTATQANGYVAQGFEYALHINTGCADYTPFTLGPNFFTPQLASFAQNFPAIPAPVTNRTHCIAFSDWATQPKVSRQHGIRLDTNYYYWPDYWVQDRPGLFTGSGLAMRFADVDGTPLDVYQLATQMTDESGQSYPLHIDTLLANALGPKGYYGAFTANMHVDQHPSPGSTAIIASAKRDGVPVITAKQLLEWLDAREATQVSALSYTGSTLSFTVTSPARNLSLMVPTRTTTGLTLSSVTRAGAPVTTVARTIKGVGFVFIDGAQAGTYTATYQ; encoded by the coding sequence GTGAAGTTCCGCGCCGACGTCGACGGAGACATCCTGGGCATCCGCTTCTACAAGGGCACCGGCAACACCGGCACCCATGTGGGCAGCTTGTGGAGCGCCGTGGGCCAGCGGCTGGCCTTCGCCACCTTCACGAACGAGACGGCCTCCGGCTGGCAGGAGGTGGCCTTCGCCACGCCCGTGCCCGTCACCGCCCACACGACCTACGTCGCCTCGTACCACGCGCCCGTGGGTGGCTATGGCTTCACGAGCGGCGGCCTGACGGCGGCGGTGGACGCGCCGCCGCTGCACTCGCTGCCGGGGATTCCCGACGGCAACGGTGTCTTCAGCTACGGCGCCGCGGGCACCTTCCCGCTCACCAGCTTCGCCAACGCGAACTACTGGGTGGACGTGGTCTTCCGTCCCGCCGCGCCGGTGACGCTGTGGCCGCCCACCGCCACGCCCGCGGTGCCCTCCGTGACGAATGACTCCGCGTCCGTGGAGCTGGGCCTGAAGTTCAAGACCAGCGTGAGCGGCAACGTGCTGGGCGTGCGCTTCTACAAGGGCGCCGCCAACACGGGCACCCACGTGGGCAGCCTGTGGAGCGTCAACGGGCAGCGCCTGGCCTCCGCCACCTTCACCAACGAGACGGCCTCCGGCTGGCAGGAGGTCCTCTTCCCCACGCCCATCCCCATCCCCGCCAATGCGACGCACGTCGTCTCGTACCACGCCCCCGTGGGCGCCTATGCCTTCGACAACGGCGGGCTGGCCACGGGCCTGGACGCGCCTCCCCTCTTCGCGCTGCCGGGCAGCACCAGCGGCGGCAACGGCGTCTTCAGCTATGGCGCCGCGGGCACCTTCCCCATCAACAGCTTCGGCAACTCGAACTACTGGGTGGACGTCCTCTTCCAGGCCACCGGCGCGCTGCCGCCGACGCAGCCCCCGGGCAACACCTTCCGCCTCTTCGCCCCCACGGATGTGCCGGCCACCCCCACCGCGAACGAGAGCGCCTCCGTGGAGCTGGGCGTGAAGTTCCGCGCGGACGTGGCTGGCCGCATCAAGGGCGTGCGCTTCTACAAGGGCAGCGGCAACGGCGGCACCCACGTGGGCAACTTGTGGAGCGCCACCGGCCAGCCCCTGGCCTCCGCCACCTTCACCAACGAGACGGCCGTCGGCTGGCAGGAGGTGAGCTTCGCGTCCCCCGTCGACATCACCGCGGGCACCACCTACGTGGCGTCGTACTTCGCGCCGCAGGGCGGCTATTCCTATACCAACGGCGGCCTGGCCAGCGGCGTGAATGCCCCGCCGCTGCGCGCCCTGCCCGGCACCACCAGCGGCGGCAACGGCGTCTATACCTACGGCGCCTCGTCCACCTTCCCGAGCAGCAGCCACCAGGACACCAACTACTGGGTGGACGTCGTCTTCGAGACGCTGGGCCCGCCTCCGCGCCCCGGTGTCCATGGCGCGGGCCCCGTGCTCGTGGCCACCGCCCCGGGCAATCCCTTCACCGACTACCTGCGCGAAATCCTGGAGGCGGAGGGCATCGCCACCTACGCCACCACCGACGCGGGCAACCTGGGCGTCAGCGTGTCGCTCAATGACTACAAGGTGCTGGTGCTGGGCGAGCAGGCGCTCGGGGCCAACCAGGTGACGCTCATCACGAGCTGGGTCAACGCGGGCGGCAGCCTCATCGCCCTGCGCCCCGGGTCCAACCTGGAGTCCCTGCTGGGCCTCAATCCCTCCCAGGGTACGCTCTCCAACGGCTACCTGCTCGTCAATGACACACAGGCGCCAGGCACGGGCATCACCGCGGAGACGATGCAGTACCACGGCCCCGCGGACCAGCGCACGCTGACCGCCGGCACGCGCGCGGTGGCCACGCTCTACTCCAGCCCCACCACCCCGACGGCCTACGCCGCCATCAGCCAGCGCACCGTGGGCAGCGGCACCGCCACCGCGTTCATGTATGACCTGGCCCGCTCCGTCGTCCTCACCCGCCAGGGCAACCCCGCCTGGCAGGGACAGAACCGAGATGGCTCCAACATCGGCCCCGGCGCTCGCGCCAGCGACATGTTCTACGGCAACGCGTCCTTCGACCCGCAGCCGGACTGGGTGAACCTGGGCAAGGTCCAGATTCCCCAGGCGGACGAGCAGCAGCGGCTCCTGGCCAACCTGCTCCACCAGACGAGCAGCATCCCGCTGCCCCGGCTCTGGTACTTCCCGCGCTCGCACAAGGCCGTGGTCGTGATGACAGGGGATGGGCACCCCGGCGGTGGGACCTCGCAGCGCCTGAATCAATATCTGGCCGACAGCCCCACCGGCTGCAGCCTGGATGACTGGGAATGCATCCGCGGCACCGTCTACGACTACGTGGGCGGACTGACGGCCACCCAGGCCAACGGCTACGTGGCCCAGGGCTTCGAGTACGCGCTGCACATCAACACGGGCTGCGCGGACTACACGCCCTTCACGCTGGGCCCCAACTTCTTCACGCCGCAGCTCGCGAGCTTCGCGCAGAACTTCCCCGCCATCCCCGCGCCCGTCACCAACCGCACGCACTGCATCGCGTTCAGCGACTGGGCCACGCAGCCCAAGGTGTCGCGCCAGCACGGCATCCGCCTGGACACCAACTACTACTACTGGCCCGACTACTGGGTGCAGGACCGCCCGGGCCTGTTCACCGGCTCCGGCCTGGCCATGCGCTTCGCGGACGTGGACGGCACGCCGCTGGACGTCTACCAGCTCGCCACGCAGATGACGGACGAGTCCGGCCAGTCGTACCCGCTGCACATCGACACGCTGCTCGCCAACGCGCTGGGGCCCAAGGGCTACTACGGCGCCTTCACCGCCAACATGCACGTGGACCAGCACCCGTCTCCGGGCTCCACCGCCATCATCGCGTCCGCGAAGCGCGACGGCGTGCCGGTCATCACCGCGAAGCAGCTGCTCGAGTGGCTCGACGCTCGCGAGGCCACGCAGGTGTCCGCGCTGAGCTACACCGGCTCGACGCTCTCCTTCACCGTGACGAGCCCCGCGCGCAACCTGTCCCTCATGGTGCCCACGCGCACCACCACGGGCCTCACCCTGTCCTCCGTCACCCGCGCGGGCGCGCCCGTCACCACCGTGGCGCGCACCATCAAGGGCGTGGGCTTCGTCTTCATCGACGGCGCCCAGGCAGGCACCTACACGGCCACCTATCAGTGA
- a CDS encoding SRPBCC family protein yields MLKKILVGLAAVILILVGVIATRPSEFSISRTATLPAPIDVVFAQVNDFHQWPAWSPWGKLDPNMKSTYTGAESGTGAVNAWTGNDQVGEGRMTIEESRPNELVRIKLEFIKPFTVTNTTTFTFKAAQGGTEVTWTMSGHNNFVSKAFSLLMDMDKMIGKDFETGFANLKPVVEAEAAKRAEAVRLAEEKAAAEKAAAEKAAAEKLAAEQAAGGIQPAVAQPTP; encoded by the coding sequence ATGCTCAAGAAGATTCTCGTCGGCCTGGCCGCCGTCATCCTCATCCTCGTCGGCGTCATCGCCACCCGCCCCTCCGAGTTCAGCATCAGCCGCACCGCGACGCTGCCGGCGCCCATCGACGTCGTCTTCGCGCAGGTGAATGACTTTCACCAGTGGCCCGCCTGGTCCCCCTGGGGGAAGTTGGACCCGAACATGAAGTCGACGTACACGGGCGCGGAGTCGGGCACCGGCGCCGTCAATGCCTGGACTGGGAATGACCAGGTGGGCGAGGGCCGGATGACCATCGAGGAGAGCCGCCCGAACGAGCTCGTCCGCATCAAGCTCGAGTTCATCAAGCCCTTCACCGTGACGAACACCACGACCTTCACCTTCAAGGCCGCGCAGGGCGGCACCGAGGTGACGTGGACCATGAGCGGCCACAACAACTTCGTCAGCAAGGCGTTCTCGCTGCTCATGGACATGGACAAGATGATTGGCAAGGACTTCGAGACGGGCTTCGCCAACCTGAAGCCTGTCGTGGAGGCCGAGGCCGCCAAGCGCGCCGAGGCCGTGCGCCTGGCCGAGGAGAAGGCCGCCGCCGAGAAGGCCGCCGCCGAGAAGGCCGCCGCGGAGAAGCTCGCCGCCGAGCAGGCCGCCGGGGGCATCCAGCCGGCCGTCGCGCAGCCCACGCCGTGA
- a CDS encoding GNAT family N-acetyltransferase, with translation MSNSGGAPGRFEVLGENGFVVSDDAARIDMEVVHGYLTRSYWSAGISRATVERACRNSLVLGVYSAEGAQVGFARVITDRATFAYLCDVFILESHRGKGLSKWLMEVLLAHPDLQGLRRFSLVTKDAHGLYSQYGFTPLKNPGGYMERHDPDVYRRT, from the coding sequence ATGAGCAACAGTGGTGGAGCACCTGGTCGCTTCGAGGTGCTGGGTGAGAACGGGTTTGTCGTCTCGGATGATGCGGCCCGTATCGACATGGAGGTCGTGCATGGATACCTGACGCGCTCGTACTGGAGCGCGGGTATCTCCCGAGCCACGGTGGAGCGGGCGTGCCGCAACTCGTTGGTCCTGGGCGTGTATTCAGCCGAGGGGGCTCAGGTGGGCTTCGCGCGTGTCATCACGGACCGGGCGACGTTCGCGTATCTCTGTGATGTGTTCATCCTGGAGTCACATCGTGGGAAGGGGCTGAGCAAGTGGCTGATGGAGGTGCTCCTGGCGCATCCGGACCTCCAGGGGCTGCGGCGCTTCTCGCTCGTCACCAAGGATGCCCATGGGCTGTATTCGCAATACGGCTTCACGCCGCTGAAGAACCCAGGGGGCTACATGGAGCGACATGACCCGGACGTCTATCGACGGACGTGA
- a CDS encoding family 2 encapsulin nanocompartment cargo protein terpene cyclase has protein sequence MAKAQDKHPFVLPEFYVPWPARLNPHLEAARVHSKAWARELGIIGVPKDGSAPEIWSEAKFDAMDYALLCAYTHPEAPSPELDLITDWYVWVFYFDDHFLEIYKRPQDRKGSKEYLDRLPMFMPVDLSTPMPPPTNPVEAGLADLWMRTVPTKSEAWRRRFFESTKALLDESTWELDNISEKRVSNPIEYIEMRRKVGGAPWSADLVEHAVFAEVPDRIAASRPMRVLKDSFADAVHLRNDLFSYEREILEEGELSNGVLVFERFLDVKPQAAANLVNDLLTSRLQQFENTALTELPSLFVEHAITPAEQAQVLVYIRGLQDWQSGGHEWHIRSSRYQKPASAGPELGTPQGGGVLRLPTTPGALGLNRLKYFAHVPFAPVGHLPLPQFYMPYSTTPSPHLDAARRNSKAWARKMGMLDALPGLPGIYIWDDHRFDVADVALCGALIHPEASGPELDLSASWLVWGTYADDYFPAFYGCTRDMAGAKVFNARLTAFMPDDPASSTAVPTNPVERGLADLWARTVVNITPTMRSVFRKAIQDMTESWLWELANQTQNRIPDPVDYVEMRRRTFGSDLTMSLSRLSHVDTLPLEVFHTRPIRALENSAADYACLVNDVFSYQKELEFEGELNNGVLVAQRFLNLDAASAVQVVNDLMTARMEQFQHIIKLEIPSLVRNFNLSSQAQQRLQTYIQRLQNWMAGVLKWHQTVDRYKEFELKASRRKLLPALHGPTGLGTSAARIATLFGGLRSP, from the coding sequence ATGGCCAAGGCTCAAGACAAGCATCCTTTTGTATTGCCAGAGTTCTACGTCCCCTGGCCGGCCCGGCTGAATCCCCACCTCGAAGCGGCACGCGTCCATTCCAAGGCGTGGGCGCGAGAGCTGGGCATCATCGGCGTACCGAAGGACGGCAGCGCGCCTGAAATCTGGAGCGAGGCCAAGTTCGACGCGATGGACTACGCGCTCTTGTGCGCCTACACCCATCCGGAGGCGCCGAGCCCGGAGCTGGACCTCATCACGGACTGGTACGTCTGGGTCTTCTACTTCGACGACCACTTCCTCGAAATCTACAAGCGGCCGCAGGACCGCAAGGGCTCCAAGGAGTACCTGGACCGGCTGCCCATGTTCATGCCGGTGGACCTGAGCACGCCCATGCCGCCGCCCACCAACCCCGTCGAGGCGGGGCTGGCGGACCTGTGGATGCGCACCGTTCCCACCAAGTCCGAGGCCTGGCGCCGGCGCTTCTTCGAGAGCACCAAGGCCCTCCTGGACGAGTCCACGTGGGAGCTGGACAACATCAGCGAGAAGCGCGTCTCCAACCCCATCGAGTACATCGAGATGCGCCGCAAGGTCGGCGGGGCCCCCTGGTCCGCGGACCTGGTGGAGCACGCCGTCTTCGCGGAGGTCCCCGACCGCATCGCCGCCAGCCGGCCCATGCGGGTCCTGAAGGACTCCTTCGCGGACGCGGTCCACCTGCGCAACGACCTCTTCTCCTACGAGCGGGAGATTCTGGAGGAGGGTGAGCTCTCCAACGGCGTGCTGGTGTTCGAGCGCTTCCTGGACGTGAAGCCGCAGGCCGCGGCGAACCTGGTCAACGACCTGCTCACCTCCCGGCTCCAGCAGTTCGAGAACACCGCCCTCACGGAGCTGCCGTCGCTCTTCGTGGAGCACGCCATCACCCCCGCGGAGCAGGCGCAGGTGCTCGTGTACATCCGCGGCCTCCAGGACTGGCAGTCCGGCGGCCACGAGTGGCACATCCGCTCCAGCCGCTACCAGAAGCCCGCCTCGGCGGGGCCGGAGCTGGGCACGCCGCAAGGCGGAGGCGTGCTGCGCCTGCCGACGACGCCCGGAGCGCTGGGGCTCAACCGGCTGAAGTACTTCGCGCACGTCCCGTTCGCGCCCGTGGGCCACCTGCCCCTTCCGCAGTTCTACATGCCGTACTCCACCACCCCCAGCCCCCACCTGGACGCCGCGCGGCGCAACTCCAAGGCGTGGGCGCGCAAGATGGGGATGCTGGACGCGCTGCCCGGCCTGCCCGGCATCTACATCTGGGATGACCACCGCTTCGACGTGGCCGACGTGGCCCTGTGCGGGGCGCTCATCCACCCGGAGGCCTCCGGCCCCGAGCTGGACCTGTCGGCCTCCTGGCTGGTGTGGGGCACCTACGCGGACGACTACTTCCCGGCCTTCTACGGCTGCACGCGGGACATGGCCGGCGCCAAGGTGTTCAACGCCCGGCTGACGGCCTTCATGCCGGACGACCCCGCCAGCAGCACGGCGGTGCCCACCAACCCGGTGGAGCGCGGCCTCGCCGACCTATGGGCGCGCACCGTCGTCAACATCACCCCCACCATGCGCTCCGTCTTCCGCAAGGCCATCCAGGACATGACGGAGAGCTGGCTGTGGGAGCTGGCCAACCAGACGCAGAACCGCATCCCGGACCCGGTCGACTACGTGGAGATGCGCCGCAGGACGTTCGGCTCGGACCTCACCATGAGCCTGTCACGGCTGTCCCACGTCGACACCCTCCCCCTGGAGGTCTTCCACACGCGCCCCATCCGCGCGCTGGAGAACTCCGCGGCGGACTACGCCTGCCTCGTCAATGACGTCTTCTCCTATCAGAAGGAGCTGGAGTTCGAGGGCGAGCTCAACAACGGCGTCCTCGTCGCCCAGCGCTTCCTGAACCTCGACGCGGCGAGCGCCGTGCAGGTCGTCAATGACTTGATGACAGCCCGGATGGAGCAATTCCAGCACATCATCAAGCTGGAGATTCCCTCGCTGGTGCGCAACTTCAACCTGAGCTCCCAGGCCCAGCAGCGGCTCCAGACATACATCCAGCGACTGCAGAACTGGATGGCGGGCGTCCTGAAGTGGCACCAGACGGTGGACCGCTACAAGGAGTTCGAGCTGAAGGCCAGCCGCCGCAAGCTCCTGCCCGCGCTGCACGGCCCCACGGGGCTGGGCACCTCCGCGGCGCGCATCGCGACCCTGTTCGGCGGACTGCGTTCGCCCTGA